A window of Mangifera indica cultivar Alphonso chromosome 11, CATAS_Mindica_2.1, whole genome shotgun sequence contains these coding sequences:
- the LOC123229944 gene encoding receptor protein-tyrosine kinase CEPR2-like, which produces MTRNLALSLQVSTVLCFIACIFPPSVSVSVETQALLQFKNQLIDPLGVLDSWKDSAHSPCQFWGITCDSVTGKVTEISLDDKSLSGEVSPSISVLDSLTNLSLPSNSISGKLPSELSNCSNLKVLNVTANHMAGDLPDLSILKNLQILDLSNNSFTGRFPSWVAKLTGLVSLVVGSNKYVEGEIPASIGNLKNLTLLYLADCNLKGEIPESIFELKELDTFDISKNAISGPLSRSISNFRKLTKIEAYRNNLTGNIPRELAELTLLQEIDISDNQMSGELPEGIGNLKNLTVFQCYNNKFSGKLPSGFGDMQHLIGFSIYENSFSGEFPANFGRYSPLDSIDISENFFSGSFPKFLCEARKLHALLVLNNNFSGEVPDSYDECKTLQRLRINKNRLSGKVPDGLWALPKAEIIDFGDNDFIGGISPNIQFSTSLKNLALQNNSFSGELPSGLGKLSNLQRLVLNMNNFSGEIPSEIGTLKQLSSLHLEDNSLTGSIPMELGYCTKLVDLNLARNLLSGNIPHTFSQLTSLNALNLSENRLTGFIPDSFRKLKLSSVDLSENQLSGSVPLYLLRMGGDEAFIGNKGFCVDQGTKTLMNSSLDVCPGKQSQKKFKNTWVLFCVIAAALVVVLAGLLLVSYKNFMLEADMQNDLDEVKHIDPKWELASFHQMDIDADEICNVDEENLIGIGGTGKVYRLDLKKNRGTVAVKQLWKSDAVKLFAAEMAILGKIRHRNILKLYACLLKGGSNYLVFEYMANGNLFEALHKKVKGGQLGLNWCRRYKIALGAAKGIAYLHHDCSPPIIHRDIKSSNILLDEDHEPKIADFGVAKIADKSQKGFEYSCFAGTIGYIAPEMVYTLKVTEKSDVYSFGVVLLELVTGRRALEEEYGDGKDIVDWVSTHLYNRENILKLLDDEVASVTIQENMIDVLMIGVLCTNKLPGLRPSMREVVKMLVNADPCIYRSPDGGSDKSGKIIL; this is translated from the exons ATGACTAGAAACTTAGCGCTATCCTTGCAAGTCTCGACAGTATTGTGCTTCATTGCTTGTATTTTCCCACCATCAGTGTCAGTGAGTGTTGAAACACAAGCACTTCTTCAGTTCAAAAACCAGCTAATAGATCCCTTGGGGGTTTTGGATTCATGGAAAGATTCTGCACATTCTCCATGCCAATTCTGGGGAATTACTTGTGATTCAGTTACTGGGAAAGTCACAGAAATTTCACTTGATGACAAGTCTTTATCTGGTGAGGTTTCGCCTTCCATTTCGGTACTTGATAGCCTTACCAATCTTTCGTTGCCTTCAAATTCCATTTCTGGGAAGCTTCCTTCAGAACTAAGCAATTGTAGCAATCTCAAAGTGTTGAATGTGACGGCAAATCATATGGCTGGAGACCTCCCAGACCTTTCCATATTGAAAAACTtgcaaattttagatttatcGAATAACAGCTTTACAGGTAGATTCCCTAGTTGGGTGGCTAAATTAACAGGACTGGTTTCACTTGTTGTTGGTTCAAATAAATATGTTGAGGGTGAAATTCCAGCTAGCATTGGGAACTTGAAGAACTTGACATTGCTCTATTTGGCTGACTGCAATTTGAAGGGTGAAATCCCAGAATCTATTTTTGAACTGAAGGAATTAGACACCtttgatatatctaaaaatgCAATTTCTGGGCCTCTCTCAAGATCAATTTCTAATTTCCGGAAACTTACGAAGATTGAGGCATATAGGAACAATTTGACTGGGAACATCCCTCGGGAACTTGCTGAGCTCACTCTTTTGCAAGAAATTGATATATCTGATAACCAGATGTCTGGGGAATTGCCTGAAGGGATTGGAAATCTGAAGAACCTAACAGTTTTTCAATGCTATAACAACAAATTTTCTGGAAAATTGCCCTCTGGATTTGGGGATATGCAACATCTTATTGGTTTCTCAATTTATGAAAACAGTTTCTCTGGGGAATTCCCTGCAAATTTCGGTCGATATTCACCACTCGACAGTATTGAcatatctgaaaattttttttcaggtAGTTTTCCCAAGTTTTTATGTGAAGCAAGGAAATTGCATGCCTTGCTTGTCctgaacaataatttttcagGAGAGGTCCCAGATTCCTATGATGAGTGCAAAACTCTTCAGAGGTTGCGAATTAATAAGAATCGGTTGTCTGGGAAGGTTCCTGATGGTCTTTGGGCACTGCCAAAAGCAGAAATAATCGATTTTGGTGACAATGACTTTATTGGAGGGATTTCCCCAAATATTCAATTTTCCACTAGCTTGAAAAATTTGGCTCTGCAAAATAATAGCTTCTCAGGGGAGCTTCCTTCAGGACTTGGAAAGTTATCAAACTTGCAGAGACTTGTCTTGAATATGAATAATTTCTCTGGTGAAATACCTTCTGAAATCGGTACTTTAAAGCAGTTATCATCCTTGCATTTGGAAGATAATTCATTAACAGGATCAATACCAATGGAACTGGGCTACTGTACTAAACTGGTGGACTTGAATCTTGCTCGGAATCTATTGAGTGGTAACATTCCACATACATTTTCACAACTGACCTCTTTGAACGCCCTGAATCTTTCTGAAAATAGACTCACGGGTTTTATCCCAGATTCATTTAGGAAACTGAAGCTAAGTTCTGTTGATTTGTCGGAGAACCAATTGTCAGGAAGCGTTCCTTTATATCTTTTAAGGATGGGTGGAGACGAAGCGTTTATTGGTAACAAAGGATTCTGCGTGGACCAAGGTACTAAAACCCTTATGAATTCAAGTCTGGATGTTTGCCCTGGAAAGCAAAGTcagaaaaagtttaaaaatacatGGGTCCTCTTCTGTGTCATAGCAGCTGCCTTGGTTGTTGTTCTAGCTGGATTACTGCTTGTGAGTTATAAAAACTTCATGCTTGAAGCTGATATGCAAAATGATTTGGATGAGGTGAAACATATAGATCCAAAATGGGAACTTGCCTCTTTCCACCAAATGGATATTGATGCTGATGAAATATGTAACGTGGATGAAGAAAATCTAATTGGCATTGGTGGCACGGGAAAAGTTTATCGCCtggatttgaagaaaaatcGTGGTACAGTTGCTGTTAAACAACTATGGAAAAGTGATGCTGTGAAGCTTTTCGCAGCAGAAATGGCGATCTTGGGCAAGATCAGGCACAGAAATATACTGAAACTTTATGCTTGTCTACTGAAAGGAGGATCGAATTATCTGGTGTTTGAGTACATGGCCAATGGTAATCTGTTTGAAGCCCTTCACAAAAAGGTAAAAGGTGGGCAACTAGGACTTAATTGGTGTCGGAGGTACAAAATTGCTCTAGGAGCTGCTAAGGGAATTGCATATCTGCACCATGATTGCTCTCCTCCTATCATTCACAGAGATATAAAATCAAGCAACATTTTACTTGATGAAGATCACGAGCCAAAAATTGCTGATTTTGGGGTTGCAAAAATTGCAGACAAGTCTCAAAAAGGTTTTGAATATAGCTGCTTTGCCGGAACAATTGGTTACATTGCACCCG AGATGGTATATACTTTAAAAGTCACCGAGAAGAGCGATGTATATAGTTTTGGTGTGGTGCTACTGGAGTTGGTTACTGGAAGAAGAGCATTGGAGGAAGAGTATGGAGATGGAAAAGATATAGTTGACTGGGTTTCAACTCATCTCTATAACCGTGAAAACATCCTCAAGCTTCTCGACGATGAAGTTGCATCTGTAACCATCCAAGAGAACATGATTGATGTCTTGATGATTGGTGTTCTATGCACCAACAAGCTCCCAGGTCTTCGCCCATCCATGAGAGAAGTTGTCAAAATGCTTGTCAACGCTGATCCTTGCATTTACAGGTCTCCAGATGGTGGCTCAGACAAATCTGGGAAAATCATTCTGTAG
- the LOC123229945 gene encoding uncharacterized protein LOC123229945, giving the protein MAQLLLSYPTSGSATLTLRSANYLRSRGAFEKPETCWGRSLHVVQCCSTTSTSGSSNKHVELLGRVENDRADGGKGSENGEQFEYLVSEFGWKARRLANEDDEMRKVAAIQAEAFHTPLLFFDDLFFEFFKAEVLSGLFYKLRNSPPNRYACLVAEPNNEAIKSKGRLVGVVDVTVLRDEAVLQHLHGAAEEYLYVSGLAVSKNFRRKKIGSVLLKACDMLAVIWGFEFLALRAYEEDYGARKLYSKAGYEVVSGDLPWMSTWIGRKRRVLMIKRVN; this is encoded by the exons ATGGCTCAATTGCTACTCAGCTATCCTACTTCAGGCTCCGCCACTCTGACTCTGAGGAGTGCAAATTATTTGAGGAGCAGAGGCGCTTTTGAGAAACCAGAAACCTGCTGGGGGAGAAGTCTTCATGTAGTCCAATGTTGCAGTACAACAAGCACTTCTGGTTCATCAAATAAGCATGTGGAATTACTAGGCAGAGTTGAGAATGATAGAGCAGATGGGGGTAAAGGCAGTGAAAATGGTGAACAGTTTGAGTATTTGGTGAGTGAGTTTGGTTGGAAAGCAAGAAGGTTAGCTAATGAAGACGATGAGATGAGGAAAGTTGCTGCAATTCAAGCTGAAGCTTTTCATAcccctcttcttttctttgatgatcttttctttgaattcttcaag GCAGAAGTGCTTTCTGGGCTTTTTTACAAACTCAGGAACTCGCCTCCAAACAG GTATGCATGTTTGGTAGCTGAACCTAACAATGAAGCCATAAAATCAAAAGGCAGACTTGTTGGAGTAGTGGATGTGACAGTGCTAAGAGATGAAGCTGTTCTTCAACATCTCCATGGAGCTGCTGAAGAATACCTATACGTATCTGGCCTGGCTGTTTCCAAAAATTTCAG aagaaagaaaataggCAGTGTGTTATTGAAAGCATGTGACATGCTTGCTGTCATATGGGGCTTTGAATTTCTTGCCCTGAGAGCTTATGAAGAAGATTATGGTGCTCGTAAACTGTATTCAAAAGCTGGTTACGAAGTGGTTTCAGGTGATCTGCCATGGATGTCGACTTGGATTGGAAGAAAGCGCCGTGTTCTTATGATTAAACGTGTTAATTGA